In Marinicella rhabdoformis, one genomic interval encodes:
- a CDS encoding response regulator transcription factor: protein MRVLVIEDDDNLRNILIKRFEESGFVVDAADNGQDGLFKGQEFPADVAVIDLGLPKISGMEVIQTLRDEGVKFPIIVLTARGSWQDKVMGLDAGADDYLVKPFHFPELLARVNALLRRSSGNTTPEISCGPVVLNMSTQSVEVDGHPLDLTSYEYKVLEYMLHHQDEVISKSTLTEHIYHQDYDRDSNVIEVFVGRLRKKMAVILPDEKLIETLRGRGYRMSSRSD from the coding sequence ATGAGAGTTTTAGTTATTGAAGACGATGACAATTTAAGAAACATTTTAATAAAAAGGTTTGAAGAATCAGGATTTGTTGTAGATGCCGCAGACAATGGTCAAGACGGTCTATTTAAAGGTCAAGAATTTCCTGCAGATGTGGCGGTTATCGATTTAGGATTGCCCAAAATATCTGGTATGGAAGTGATTCAAACCTTAAGAGACGAAGGTGTTAAATTTCCTATCATTGTTCTGACTGCACGGGGTTCTTGGCAAGATAAAGTCATGGGTTTAGATGCTGGTGCAGATGATTATTTAGTAAAGCCTTTCCATTTTCCAGAATTATTGGCGCGAGTGAATGCTTTATTGAGGAGAAGCTCTGGGAATACAACACCTGAAATATCCTGTGGTCCAGTTGTTTTAAATATGAGCACGCAATCTGTAGAGGTCGATGGTCACCCATTGGATTTAACTTCATATGAGTATAAAGTTTTAGAATATATGCTTCACCATCAAGATGAAGTAATTTCTAAAAGCACTTTGACAGAACACATATATCATCAAGATTATGACCGGGACAGTAATGTGATAGAGGTTTTTGTTGGGCGATTGCGCAAAAAAATGGCAGTTATTTTACCTGATGAAAAACTGAT
- a CDS encoding PepSY domain-containing protein: MMRILCICLLLFVNQAMAQQSSLSQSVNQARAQGKVLSAKTKNGKHIVKILTPDGKIKTIKKTANSSFNSRQSKSSFQSNNSQSNKQSSRRNDGNRKSRHTGQSKKTTSQRGASNRSIKKSRSTRSQSKDDGGRKN; this comes from the coding sequence ATGATGCGTATTCTATGTATATGTTTACTGTTGTTTGTTAATCAAGCAATGGCACAGCAAAGCTCTTTAAGTCAGTCGGTTAATCAAGCCAGGGCTCAAGGTAAAGTGTTGTCAGCAAAAACTAAAAATGGCAAACACATTGTCAAAATATTAACACCTGATGGAAAAATTAAAACAATAAAAAAAACGGCCAATTCATCATTCAATTCAAGGCAGTCGAAATCTTCATTTCAATCTAATAACAGTCAAAGTAATAAACAAAGTAGTAGGAGAAATGACGGCAACAGAAAGAGCAGGCATACTGGACAGTCCAAAAAAACGACTTCACAAAGGGGTGCAAGCAATCGCTCAATCAAAAAAAGTCGCAGTACCAGAAGTCAGTCTAAGGATGATGGCGGTCGTAAAAACTAA